In Leptotrichia sp. oral taxon 221, the DNA window ATTCCTAAAATTATGTGATCTCCTGCTTCAAACATTGTAAATACTGATGTTGTAGTCGCCATTCCTGAAGAAAATGCAAAACCGTATTTTCCATTTTCTAAATTCGCTAATAATGCTTCCACATCATTTCTAGTAGGTGCCGACACTCTCGAGTATTCAAACTCTTGAGTCACTCCAAATTCTTTAACTGGAAATGTCGAAGCAAAATCTACACTTGTTCCCCACAATCTTTCTTTTTTTCCTTCTTTTATCCCGTGTATTGTTCTTGTCTCAAATTTCATATTAAAATCACTCTCTTCCTATGTAAAATTTTTTTGTAAAATTTTCTATCTAAAATTTCTATTTTTTTACAATTTTATCAAACGCTATTCTTTTCGCCCCTACATCAGGCTCCCTATCCAGCGTTATTTCTCCACGTACCTCAAACCCTTGTTTTATCAGCACTCTTTGCATCGGAATATTTTCTGTATGAGTATCCGCCCTCAAATTTGCAATTCCATTTTCACGACAAAAATTCTCAGAATAACTCAAAATTTTCGTAGCCATTCCTTGATTTTTCACGCTATTATCAACGGCAACCCTGTGAATTGCCACATAAGGTTCTGTTGTCTTCCAACTTCCATCTATATTATCATAAGCCGTCTCAGGTTCTGGTGATAAAACAATTGTCGCAACAATTTTTTTATTGTTATTTTTATCAAAATCTGTATTTTCAGTTATTGATTTTTCTATTTCTAAAACATAACTTATCCCTTTATTTACATCATTTTCTATCTTTTCTCTATTCGGATATCCATTTTGCCATTGGTCAATCCCCATCTCTTTTAACGAACTTTTAGCCATTTCTATAAGCTCCAAAATTCTATCAACATCTTCCATTTGAGATTTTCTAAAATTCATAAACCGCCTCCTTTCTTCAAATCTATCTATATTTTCCAGTCAATTTCCTTTTCACCTAATTCTCTTAAAATTTCATTCGCTCTAATAAAATGGTTACATCCAAAAAATCCACGATTTGCAGAAAGCGGACTTGGATGAACACCTTCCAAAATATAATGTTTTTGCGTATTAATCAATTTTTTCTTACTCTTCGCATTATTTCCCCATAAAATGAAAATTAATGGTTCTTCTCTATCATTCAAATATTTTATCACATTATCTGTAAATATTTCCCAACCAATTTTTGAGTGCGAATTCGCATTCCCAGCAACTACAGTTAACGCTGTATTTAAAAGCAATATCCCTTGTCTTGCCCATTTTTCTAAGTATCCACTATTACTCATTTCATAACCGTATTCATTGTGAATTTCTTTATAAATATTTTTTAATGACGGTGGCAACGGTACGCCTTTTTTCACAGAAAAAGCCAATCCATGTGCCTGATTTTCACCGTGATAAGGATCTTGTCCAAGCAAAACAATTTTACAATCTTTGTAACTTGTCAACTTAAAAGCTGTAAAAATTTCATCTGCTTTAGGATAAATCGTTTTCGTCTTATACTCTGATATCAAAAATTTTCTCATTTTTTTGTAATAATCTTTTTCAAATTCCTTGTGTTCCTCAAAAATTCCATCCCAATCATTCCCAATATTTACCATTTCAACCTCTTTTCGCTAATCCCTAAAATTTATCACAATTTTTTCTTTATCTAAATTTATATGTGAAATTTCAACATTTGCATTCTCAAGAATTTTTTTTGAAGCCTTAGTTGTTTCCAAATCTTTGTGCTTATCTGAAAAATAGACAACTTTTTTTATACCTGATTGAACAATTGCCTTCGCACACTCATTGCACGGAAAATGCGTCACATAAATTGTACTATTTTTTAGAGATTTTATACTGTTTAAAATCGCATTTAATTCAGCATGAACAACATACGGATACTTCGTTTCCAAAAAATCTCCTTCTCTTTCCCAAGGCATCGTATCGTCAGAACTTCCCATTGGAAAACCGTTATATCCTATTCCGATTATTTTCTTATCCTCATCAATTATACAAGCTCCCACCTGTGTCGATGGATCCTTACTCCTCATCCCAGACAAAAACGCTATTCCCATAAAATATTCGTCCCACGACAAATAATCTTCTCTTTTCGACATTTTCTACCTCCTTCTAAGCACAACATTTTTTCAATCTGTTACTTCATAACAGCCTTTCTCACGCTATCTGCAAACTGAATTTCCACTTTATCCTCTCGACTAAGCTCAATTCCTCTTTTAACAATTTTGCCATCCTTTCGAGTAATTGTGTACCCTTGCTTCAAAATATCCTCCACCGAAAATTTTGAAAGTCTAGCCTTCTTTAATTTTAAATTCTCCCTCGATTTTTCAATCCTACTTTTTATTTCTTTCGTTAATTTTTGCTCTTTTTCAATCATATCAATTTTTTTATCATTCAAAATATTCAAATAATTTTTGATGTAATAATTTTTTTCTCGTTGCTCTAATTCTTTTTTCATTAAAACAATTTTATTTAATAACGATTTTGATAATCTATTTTTTTTCACTACTAAATTTTCTACTAATTTTTCTTTTTCTGGAATTAAGATTTCTGCAGCTTGAGTAGGTGTCGCAGCTCTTCTATCAGCAACCAAATCTGACAACAAATTATCAATTTCATGCCCTACAGCAGAAACAATCGGGATTTTCGACTTATAAATCGCCTCTATTACAGGTTCCTCATTAAACGCCCACAAATCCTCAATACTTCCACCTCCACGCCCTACAATCAACACATCCAAATCTAATTCTCCATTATCACAAATTCTATTAAAAAACTCTATCCCTCTAGAAACCTCTATTGCTGAACCTTCTCCT includes these proteins:
- a CDS encoding dCMP deaminase family protein, which codes for MSKREDYLSWDEYFMGIAFLSGMRSKDPSTQVGACIIDEDKKIIGIGYNGFPMGSSDDTMPWEREGDFLETKYPYVVHAELNAILNSIKSLKNSTIYVTHFPCNECAKAIVQSGIKKVVYFSDKHKDLETTKASKKILENANVEISHINLDKEKIVINFRD
- a CDS encoding uracil-DNA glycosylase, with the translated sequence MVNIGNDWDGIFEEHKEFEKDYYKKMRKFLISEYKTKTIYPKADEIFTAFKLTSYKDCKIVLLGQDPYHGENQAHGLAFSVKKGVPLPPSLKNIYKEIHNEYGYEMSNSGYLEKWARQGILLLNTALTVVAGNANSHSKIGWEIFTDNVIKYLNDREEPLIFILWGNNAKSKKKLINTQKHYILEGVHPSPLSANRGFFGCNHFIRANEILRELGEKEIDWKI
- the xseA gene encoding exodeoxyribonuclease VII large subunit; amino-acid sequence: MEQAILSVSELNREVKQYLESTQTFKNVFIKGELSNITYYSSGHLYFTLKDAKASVKCAIFKYKFRGVPTDLKEGDQVKIRGNASLYETNGSFQIIADFLEKTNTIGSLYEKMEILKREYNEKGYFDESNKKKLPQMPMNIGVVTAETGAAIRDIINTTHKRFPNVNIYLYPSKVQGEGSAIEVSRGIEFFNRICDNGELDLDVLIVGRGGGSIEDLWAFNEEPVIEAIYKSKIPIVSAVGHEIDNLLSDLVADRRAATPTQAAEILIPEKEKLVENLVVKKNRLSKSLLNKIVLMKKELEQREKNYYIKNYLNILNDKKIDMIEKEQKLTKEIKSRIEKSRENLKLKKARLSKFSVEDILKQGYTITRKDGKIVKRGIELSREDKVEIQFADSVRKAVMK
- a CDS encoding GNAT family N-acetyltransferase: MNFRKSQMEDVDRILELIEMAKSSLKEMGIDQWQNGYPNREKIENDVNKGISYVLEIEKSITENTDFDKNNNKKIVATIVLSPEPETAYDNIDGSWKTTEPYVAIHRVAVDNSVKNQGMATKILSYSENFCRENGIANLRADTHTENIPMQRVLIKQGFEVRGEITLDREPDVGAKRIAFDKIVKK